The following coding sequences are from one uncultured Bacteroides sp. window:
- a CDS encoding tyrosine recombinase XerC, whose amino-acid sequence MLAEKSFLNYLRDERNYSDRTIVNYGLDLSQFHEFAQGEMSSFDWLLVDSQIVRSWMVVLLDKGYTATSVNRKLSSLRSFYKYLLKKGILNVDPLRKVVAPKKKKTLPSFLVTGEMDKLLDEVDFGEGFKASRDHLIIEMFYMTGIRLSELIGLSDADVDLTHCVLKVTGKRNKQRLIPFGDGLKNMISIYCGLRDQEVSEKATAFFVRPDGRPLYSSLVYNIVKRNLSKVATLKKKSPHVLRHTFATSMLNNEAELNAVKELLGHTTLSATEIYTHTTFEELKKVYKQAHPRS is encoded by the coding sequence ATGTTGGCGGAAAAATCTTTTTTGAATTACTTGCGGGACGAACGGAATTATTCTGATAGGACCATTGTTAACTATGGACTAGACTTATCCCAGTTTCATGAATTTGCTCAAGGGGAAATGTCTTCGTTCGATTGGTTACTTGTGGACTCTCAAATAGTTCGCAGCTGGATGGTTGTTCTGCTTGATAAAGGTTATACTGCTACATCTGTAAATAGGAAATTAAGCTCTTTGCGCTCCTTCTATAAGTATCTCCTTAAAAAGGGGATACTAAATGTGGATCCTTTGCGTAAAGTTGTAGCTCCTAAGAAAAAGAAGACACTGCCTTCTTTCTTGGTTACAGGAGAGATGGATAAGTTGTTGGATGAGGTCGATTTTGGTGAAGGATTTAAAGCTTCTAGAGACCATTTGATTATTGAGATGTTTTATATGACGGGTATTAGACTGTCTGAATTGATTGGTCTGAGTGATGCAGATGTGGATTTAACTCATTGTGTGTTGAAAGTTACTGGTAAAAGGAATAAGCAGCGATTGATCCCTTTTGGGGATGGGCTGAAAAATATGATTTCTATTTATTGTGGCTTGAGGGACCAAGAGGTTTCGGAAAAAGCAACTGCATTTTTTGTGAGGCCCGATGGACGTCCTTTATATTCTAGTTTGGTCTATAATATAGTGAAGCGTAATCTTTCTAAAGTTGCTACTTTGAAAAAGAAAAGTCCTCATGTTCTTAGGCATACTTTTGCTACTTCTATGCTCAATAATGAAGCGGAGTTGAATGCGGTAAAGGAGCTTTTAGGACATACGACTTTGTCGGCTACAGAAATCTATACGCACACTACTTTTGAGGAACTTAAAAAAGTCTATAAACAGGCCCATCCGAGGTCTTAA
- the tuf gene encoding elongation factor Tu, whose product MAKEKFERTKPHVNIGTIGHVDHGKTTLTAAITTVLAKRGLSEIKSFDQIDNAPEEKERGITINTSHVEYQTANRHYAHVDCPGHADYVKNMVTGAAQMDGAIIVVAATDGPMPQTREHILLARQVNVPKLVVFMNKCDMVDDAEMLELVEMEMRELLSFYDFDGDNTPIIQGSALGALNGVEKWEDKVMELMDAVDSWIPLPPRDVDKPFLMPVEDVFSITGRGTVATGRVEAGVIKVGEEIQILGLGEDKKSVVTGVEMFRKLLDQGEAGDNVGLLLRGVDKNDIKRGMVLCHPGQIKPHTTFKAEVYILKKEEGGRHTPFHNKYRPQFYLRTMDCTGEISLPEGTEMVMPGDNVTITVELIYPVALNVGLRFAIREGGRTVGAGQITEML is encoded by the coding sequence ATGGCTAAAGAGAAATTTGAACGTACCAAACCGCACGTTAACATTGGTACTATTGGTCACGTAGACCACGGTAAGACCACATTAACTGCTGCTATCACTACTGTGTTAGCTAAAAGAGGATTGTCAGAAATCAAATCTTTTGATCAAATTGATAATGCTCCTGAAGAAAAAGAAAGAGGTATTACTATTAATACTTCACATGTTGAGTATCAAACAGCTAATCGTCACTATGCTCACGTAGACTGTCCAGGACACGCTGACTACGTTAAAAACATGGTAACTGGTGCTGCTCAAATGGATGGTGCTATCATTGTAGTTGCTGCTACTGATGGTCCTATGCCTCAAACTCGTGAACATATCTTGTTGGCACGTCAGGTAAACGTTCCTAAATTGGTCGTTTTCATGAACAAATGCGATATGGTTGATGATGCAGAAATGTTGGAACTTGTTGAAATGGAAATGAGAGAGCTTCTTTCATTCTATGACTTTGACGGTGATAACACTCCTATTATTCAAGGTTCTGCTCTTGGAGCATTGAATGGTGTAGAAAAATGGGAAGACAAAGTTATGGAGCTTATGGATGCTGTTGATAGCTGGATCCCATTGCCTCCACGTGATGTTGATAAACCTTTCTTGATGCCTGTTGAGGATGTATTCTCTATTACAGGTCGTGGTACTGTTGCTACTGGTCGTGTTGAAGCTGGTGTTATCAAAGTAGGTGAAGAAATTCAGATTTTAGGTTTAGGTGAAGATAAAAAATCTGTTGTTACAGGTGTTGAAATGTTCCGTAAACTTCTTGATCAGGGTGAAGCTGGTGATAACGTAGGTTTATTGCTTCGTGGAGTTGACAAAAATGATATCAAACGTGGTATGGTTCTTTGTCATCCGGGACAAATCAAACCTCACACTACTTTCAAGGCAGAGGTTTATATCTTGAAAAAAGAAGAAGGTGGTCGTCATACTCCTTTCCACAACAAATATCGTCCTCAGTTCTATCTTCGTACTATGGACTGTACTGGTGAAATTTCTCTTCCTGAAGGAACTGAAATGGTAATGCCAGGTGATAACGTAACTATTACCGTTGAATTGATTTACCCAGTTGCATTAAATGTTGGTCTTCGTTTCGCTATTCGTGAAGGTGGACGTACTGTAGGTGCTGGTCAGATCACTGAAATGTTATAA
- the raiA gene encoding ribosome-associated translation inhibitor RaiA produces MEIRIQAIHFDVSEQLQSFIQKKVAKLEKFHDDIKAVEVVLKVVKPETAVNKDAGIKVIIPSGDLYANKVCDSFEQSVAEVLEALEKQLLKHKEKLRTK; encoded by the coding sequence ATGGAAATTAGAATTCAAGCTATTCATTTTGATGTTTCAGAACAATTGCAATCTTTTATTCAAAAGAAAGTAGCTAAGTTAGAAAAATTTCATGACGATATAAAGGCTGTAGAAGTTGTATTAAAAGTGGTAAAGCCTGAAACGGCGGTTAATAAAGATGCTGGAATTAAAGTGATAATTCCTAGTGGGGATTTATATGCAAACAAAGTTTGTGATTCTTTTGAACAATCAGTGGCTGAAGTGCTTGAGGCACTGGAGAAACAATTGTTGAAGCACAAAGAAAAATTGAGAACTAAATAA